ACCGATCAGTTCTTCTGGATTTGTACCGGCTTTGTCTTCAAAGCGGGTTGGATAGGAATATTCGGTATTGCAAAGGACTCCACTTTGTGTACTTAATTTGCCTGCGCCTTCTTTACCGGTGCCAGTCCAATCGGCTGTTGCTGTTCGTTTGATTTGCATAAGTTTGAAAATTTTGATTGTGTTCGAATGATGATAGAAATATGCCTTATTTCTTAGAGGACGAACACCGCAATTTGCAAATGGTTTATTGATTTGCTGGGATTTGATGCCAAATAGCTGCTCGGCGAGCTCAAAAACCTGGGAATCTTACAATGGATCTATACGCAATTCCTTGATTAAAAATTTACTATGCACAGCTTCGCCGTATAAATAAATTCTGTATTTTCTTCCATTCAGCGATTCCATTGTTGCAATGGTAAAACTGGAGTCATCTCCTTTGGAATTTCCCTTATGTACAGGTTGGATCGACTTTGGAACATTTCTGTCTAAAAAAGCCTTGAGCGCTTTGATGACTACTGATTTATCTGCAATTTCGATTTGATCGTTGAAACAATATTGCATGCGCTGGTCCATCATCTCGGCCATTGAATTCAGATCCGATTTTCGCATCAAGTCCAAAAAATTGGAAAAACCCTGGGTTTGGGCGCTTAAACCGAAGATGCTTAGAACAACAATTAAAGGAAGTCTCATGTTTTATAAATTAGACGCTGAACTCAGCGGTTTCGTTTCAATCACGGCTTAAAGTTATGTTAATTCATTCAATAAGGGAACATAGACAGCCAAGTTTTCTTTTGCATTTAAGATTCAAAAAATCGTAGCAACTTTGAAGCTTTATAAACTATAACAATTCGTGAATCAGAAAGCCATTTTGATCATATTAGACGGTTGGGGCATCGGACAAAAACCTTCTGCAGATGCCATTTTACAAGCGAATACACCGTATTTCGACAAACTCTTGTCTGAATGTCCCAACAGCAGACTCGTCACTTATGGAAATCAGGTTGGTCTCCCGGAAGGCCAAATGGGAAATTCGGAAGTTGGCCATCTGAAT
The genomic region above belongs to Saprospiraceae bacterium and contains:
- a CDS encoding DUF4783 domain-containing protein, with product MRLPLIVVLSIFGLSAQTQGFSNFLDLMRKSDLNSMAEMMDQRMQYCFNDQIEIADKSVVIKALKAFLDRNVPKSIQPVHKGNSKGDDSSFTIATMESLNGRKYRIYLYGEAVHSKFLIKELRIDPL